The Coffea arabica cultivar ET-39 chromosome 9c, Coffea Arabica ET-39 HiFi, whole genome shotgun sequence nucleotide sequence tcatgctagttagggttcatttgcgtgaaaatcccctcttgataagggaaacgagcgagtgtggctactcgatagccttagcacgctagttttaccttctaatccgaggaaaaatcaaagtcgaaaattaggtgtcatccccgtacccgacttgttgcattcctctagggtcatactttcattgttatcacctacatactattttaaccacattttttcacatttctcaaaccatactttctcactacatttttcTTATCACGTGctcattttcacctcacaaatagaattccactttaccttatatatctattattctatttttacacacttgcacacaaaaaacacttgaattttatacaatttcacacatgcacctttttatacattcgcacactcgcacttacatttcttgcatctttcatacactttcacacttgcacacttaaatttgaactctcatttgcattaatcgacctctatgaggttttcctttgttggccgccacaattcatgtggtttgggaccaaaagcctcacaagagacaacatagaatttaggattgcattttcctttccgttttgcattcatatagtcatatccaacgtgcgatacatacattgggtagaaaattagaaaaggtaaggttaagtcgcgcaactagtcttggctaggtcaaaggggtgccttggattctatccttgccttcccctttgtcaaacgtgactcccgaacctttttctttggcttacgtggactaggagtcgtttttaaaagggttttactactttgtcttttaaaaattttttttaggtgacttggtacacctttaatcattaccaagtggcgactccaattcctcattcaaaaaccctttttaaaaactattttttgggtcaaatcgtcgctttcttcaagtcccatattagacccatatctttttcaactcacaaaaaatcatttttcaatcaaaaattgaatcaaaaacatctttctcaaaccatttatttttcttatcaaaaatggggcgcgacagttggcgactccactggggacttcctaagtgagtccaagcatttttgacttaaccattcgtttcctctttctaccctttctatgcatggcatgtggatattaggattgcatttttcattttttaggaccttttgtcttatatacgtaatcaaaccaatccctcgacccacgaatgtatgtttgaatgaatgtttacttgttatctcgcgcttgcattgcatttttgggaggtatgggtcaccctagagcctcgcgttggttcttgacccttcccctccaaacgagcactagcatacgagcatacgctttacttcttttatcccttttatttttctttagtggcttgtcacgccactccaccctattaggattaggtgactcacttggacatgtgatcacgacacgatgtgtgtgtagcatgttccaatgggtcactcaatcttccgcttaaagctattggttgatagcctttagcttttggtcgaagattgaggttttgatagattcactcaaacacgtagccgtgacacgatgtgtgcgtagcggtgtttggggaatcgctcgagccaccgacgaagaaccttgggattgatgacccttggtttctaagtctgaaggctcgggggcctatgacctatcgagtctagatgcattagtaagccaagcctcatgcatccatattagaattgcctagggtagagtcagccTTATCCTGaaactagggacactattcacgaggggaggggtcccaacCCTCTTTCTTTATTGCCTTTTATATTATCTAATtgtccaaatgtgttatgtgattatgtgttgaactcacgtttccttgtcttttgtttttttttgcattcacaaactttaggaaataagaggtctggcatgactttcttttaggacctacccttgtagataggctattgcacgtttgacAAATTATGATGTATTTTGTTCATAAACtcataatgccataccattttaggcctacccgggcaaaataaagggttccttaggtcacgtttcatttcgaattgtatattttattgttttaataaaatggcatcatgcataaaccctagaaagggaacgcCACGTAGGGAATCCCGTTTTAGGAATAAAACCAACCCTTTTTGtgtcccatgggtatttaacccttcaAGGGACTGCACGTTTAAATTATCGCATAACTGGAGGAATGAGACTCGTAGGTAAGGTAATTGACAAACTACCTTCTTCATTATCAGATGGCTTGCCCTCGCCGCATCTACCAATTGTTAATACCGTCAACTGAGGTTCAACAATGGCCCACCTTCATGTTACCTAGTGAACTGAATCAAGTGGCCCAATTTTTAGGACCAATTGGAGACTTTAAGCAGATCAAATCCAACAATTATTTGGTAGAGGCTTTAGTTCATCTTTGGGACCCCGAGTGTACTGCTTTTAGAATAGGCAATAGGCAAATGACTATAACACTCGAAGAAGTAGCTGGCCTCCTTGGTTTACCCACACGAGGAACTGCCTTGGTGTTTCCATTTGCTTCCGACAAGGccgaattttgtcaaattataggATTGAAAGAGTCCGTGCTACGAGGGTCAGATCAGGGCGTCGCCGTGAGTATCCTATTTGAACGATTTGCGCCACGCGATGGATTCGACAGGCATATGACGGATTTTGTGTTCACTTCCAAAGCCGTATGGGAGCGCAAAAGGCTACTAGTATATGGGGTAGTTATGGCTGGGACCTATCTCTTTCCGCGAAAAGATCAAAAGATAGCCTTTAAATCAGCAAAAATTGTGAATGACCTTTTCTTAGGAATTCAGGGTAAGCAATGTTCTATAGTCCCGACCATTCTCGcagatattttcttagcctgTACTGGTTGTCGAAAGGGAGAAAAGTTTTTCCATGGGGCGAACTTGGTTTTATACATATGGGCTACGGAACATTTTAAGAGACAAGCATCAGTTGCCGATAGTTTGCCGGTGGTTGGATATAATTGGGTAATCACACATCCCAAAAGAGTCAACGAGGGAGATCTATCTAAGAACGCATCCGAATGTGTGGATTACTTGGAAACATTGCAAGATTTCAACATTAGGTGGGTATTAGATTGGACAGACTGCTTCGAGCCGATACTTCGCACTAAGGAATCTGAACGTGTTCTCTTGCTGGGTACTCAAGGAATTATCTCATATACCCCGAAAAGATTTCTCAGACAACTAGGTCGCATTCAGGGGCCGCCACCGATTTCCGAGTTTAGTGAAGTCACCATTTTCTTTGATCAGGGGGTATGCCCAAAAGAGATCCCTATGAAGAGCCAAATCACTGAATCTTGGAGAACAATATCCGACGATAGAAGCATTCGTTATCTTCCGGAGCTCAAACAGAAGGGGGTAATGACCGCACCATACGAGGATTGGTTGAAAGATTCCACCACGCAAGGGTTGCAACATGAACCGTATGAGGAAATTGAGAAGCTGAGAGCCATCGTTAAAGCCAAAGACATGGAGGTGGTACAGTTGAAGAAATCCATCGAAGTGCACAAAGGAAAGGCAGAAGAAAACAAGAGGTTTTATGAGAAGGAGCGAGAAAGGCGCCAAGAGATGAAGCGGAAATGTGGGGAATTATATGATCAAGCCGAACGTGTCAAGATGCCATATGCTAGAGAAAGTAAAGACTCTGTACTAGATAGGCTTAGGAACTTTGGTGATCTTGTACGAAATCGCCTTCGCGATATGATGTAAACAGATGTATctggtttctgcaatgaaatgaATCTCTTCCCTCTTCACAAAGTGTTTGTCAAATAACAGGTTTGATTAATGGGTCTCATTccgaaggtgttgcatcatgctaggcctacccttggcacaaaaagggttccccaactaggacatgcatccgaattgttcgaatagctactaactcatgtctttttctttttctttttctcttttgaataaattgcagaaattcagtaatcattggtttatctaaagaagtcttttgcattctcaggtaaatttcaaaatagcttttcggaaaagccccattattacgcgatcccgaagtaaggcccaaaggaatcgtgtagacatgagcaCTCAGCCAGAATCGTCCGATAAGGCCGTTGCAACTACCCAACCGGAGGCcgcaagtcctggggttcagttgactgaattactcgcaaaatttggggaaatggcatccgAAATGGCCGCTCAAAAGAGGTTAATCGACGAactcgttagtagcggagtgcaacctgagcctgtgcccgctacacaaccacaatctgaaccatttgttattcctcccaGCCAGACCACgttaccatttgttattccttcaATGCAAACCACGTTTGAGGGAATTGTCAACCCGCAATATGCTTATACTCAAAACCCTCCGTTCTATCCTCCTTATGGGCAAGGGTTTCAGCCTCAAATCGACCCAAACATGCACCCGAATCCACAAACTTTTTACCAGACTACCGCGGAGCCCGTGGTGCCGGAGCacacttttcaaaataaatCAGAAGTGGGAGATTCGTCTGCCCAGATTGATATGAAGCTACTTAAACGCTtggatcgttttgatgaattcatccggaaaagccaaggtttaagcaaaAAGGGGTATTGGATTATGATGATTTGTGCCTGTTTCCGAACGTGCAATTGCCGGTGGGGTTCAAGacccctaaattcaacaaatatgatggaacAAGCAACCCTAAAACGCACCTGCgcttgtttgctaacaagttgggcaaGCCAGTGGATGACGAGAATTTGCCGTTGAGATTATTTCCAGAAAGCTTAGAAGGGGATGCGCTTGACTGGTATTCCAACCTAAAGCCGGAGGAAGTGAAGACCTGGCTCGATCTGTCCAATGCCTTCATTAGacaatatgagtataactgtGAGCTAGCGCCAACTCGGACTACTCTGGAAGGAACGAAAAGgcgaccatctgaagatcataagacatatgccaagagatggagaaagatagctgcgaaggtggagccaccgatgactgaggatgaaattattcgcacattcataaaggcgcatgatcctccatatttcgaagaaattttccgtatgactggttgttcttttgctgcaattgtgaataaattggaagagtttGACGACTTTGTGAGAGCCGGGAAGATTGTCAATGTCTCTGCCCTGAAAtctcagttggatgctttacaaggtcaaggaagcaatgtgaaaaagccgccgttcaaaaagaaagagggggatgcaacatttatttggaaccaaaacccttcacccagaccccgataccaacacaGCCCAATCTACCAACCCCATTACCCTTACTACTCAAATCCGCAtcctgtatatactaccaacatccaccaccctcgacctcgcccaagctatcctaacccaccttcagccccttttcaaatttcccaaccaaatccaccccaaaatcGACCTCGCCTtccatataacccaagattttctccaccaaatagacctgtttacaaTCATCCTCCacctcctgaaccttacaaccgaccccctggccgtacatttaccaatttaggtaagcctttagaccaattgtatgaccagttaaaggccgccgggaaaattggtacggtaccccctcctacctatTCCTATGGCATGCCCGCGTGGTATAATCCACAagctgtctgtgcttatcattctggggCCCCCGGACATGCCACCTTTGATTGCGGGGctcttaaacataaaatccaagatATGGTTGAAGCCGGGGAGATTGTAATCCGAAAAAGGGAGGCACAAGGGCCGAACGTAAATCAAAACCCCTTGCCAGAGCATGTTGGGGTCATTCTGGACAATGCGGAGTACGAAGAACAAGTCAAAGATTTGGCAAGAGAAGCTGAGATAGttggggtcacagaccaaccATTCATCATAGAATTACCATTCGAAGAAGATAACCAGCCTTTTGTCTTGGATCTCACGCCAGCAGAGAGTGAAGCTTTGAAGCCGGTATTCATCGAATTCCCGAGGCAAGAGCCTGTTTTGAGCCTGCAACAAGTGCCGTGGAATTACGATGAACCTATTATACAGATCGGGGAAAATTCAGCTACAAAGAAAGAGGTGTCAGTGGTTACCAGATCGGGGAGGACTGTAAGTCCATTTGAAACTACTATTCCGATTCAAGCAAAGAATTCCGAGCCGCCCATTAAGccaacaatcaccgagaaagaagccGTGGATTTCCTTAAACGACTCCAGAGAAGTGAATACAACATAATCGAAAAGCTAAGCAAGTCACCTGCCCAGATAACCATGTTGGATTTACTTTTCTCTTCAGACGTGCATAGGGATGCATTGATCGACGTATTAACTAAAGCTCAAATTCCGAGGGACATTtctgttgataatttttcaaacgtggTTGGGAGCGTATTATTCAACAAACAAATTGCTTTTTCTGACGATGAATTGCCGACAGAGGGCATTGAACATAATAGGGCGTTGTACATAACAGTGAGGTGCAACGGGAAAATGTTGCCGAAGGTGCTAATTGACAACGGGTCCGcgcttaatatctgtccttggagtaccttggagaagctaggattgcaagacattaagctgaggccttcagggactatCGTTCGAGGGTTTGATGGAGCTCAAAGGGAGCCGATAGGAGAGGCAGATTTAGTAATCGAGATGGGGCCCgcccaatttcaaataacttgccaagtaaTGCACTTCCCGAGCATTTACAATATTTTACTTGGAaggccatggattcacaagtctGGGGCTGTGCCATCTTCGTTGCACCAATTGCTGAAATTCGTAGTAAATGACAAGCTAATCACTATCTTTGCCGAAGAGAACTGCCTGGTAATCACCGATTCTGGATCTAAAGAGGAGGGAAGTCGAAGTGCCACCATGTCCCCTCATAGCACATCCGATATAGTCTCCGTAAGTTGGATCACAATGGAGGAACAAGCTCTCTCAAAAGCAAGTGTaatgatggctaaggaaatgattCGTGGAGGATACAAATTAGACAGAGGATTGGGGCGTGAACTGCAAGGAATCCTGAAGCCAGTGGAGATTATGGAAAAAAGGGATACATTCGGTTTGGGTTTCCAACCAACCGCCAAGGACATCAAAGAGATGAAAGAGCGCAAAAGAGCAGAGAAAGAGGGCAGGCAAAGGGTTTTTGACATTCCACCACTGCGGTATACTTTTCCACGACCAACAGAGGTTATCACATCAGAGGTTAATCcagttgaagaaattgaagctagtttggcccaattgttcgtaggggcaacatttgaagatagtttTCCAGATGAGGCTGACTTTCCTGACATCCCTGAAGGGTCAATTTCTAATTGGACAGCCGAGTCCCTGCCcgttcggaaggagtttcggtaaactgaaaggggtttatcattcatgtgaattcatgaaaatacttttgcatctgtaaatagccaatgaaaacaattttcctttttgactAACGTTTgtgcatgtaaatattgttaagttttcatttccatttgctttcaatcaaaggttttatgaaaatgcacaagttgttcttgtcattgttgtttattcgcttgtttatattcatattgtttgttcatttgtttgttgtatgcttatttgcttattatcccacattcgttaattctttcagatggccaaaaataaaattatttgaccctttggatatcacagttctggaatacgataatggcaatttctatatcactcacgacttggaggtctgtgaatccgaactccaaagcgagagtgataatgaggaggtattcgattcttttgcaaatgaccttgaacaatatgaggaaaaaccaaaaccgaacctggaagaaacagaaaaggttaacattggcactgaggatgaagttaaggaggtgcagataagtattcatttgaatgaaaggcagagaaaggagatgcttgaattcttgaccatgttccaggatgtatttgcgtggtcctatgatgatatgactggcatttcaactgatgtggtggtgcataggttacccacagacccttcttttccacccgtaaaacaaaaacccagaaaattcaaaccagatataagcctcaaaataaaagagcaaattgaaaaacaactcaaaaccaacattatcattgtttcccattacccaatttgg carries:
- the LOC140014164 gene encoding uncharacterized protein; amino-acid sequence: MPAWYNPQAVCAYHSGAPGHATFDCGALKHKIQDMVEAGEIVIRKREAQGPNVNQNPLPEHVGVILDNAEYEEQVKDLAREAEIVGVTDQPFIIELPFEEDNQPFVLDLTPAESEALKPVFIEFPRQEPVLSLQQVPWNYDEPIIQIGENSATKKEVSVVTRSGRTVSPFETTIPIQAKNSEPPIKPTITEKEAVDFLKRLQRSEYNIIEKLSKSPAQITMLDLLFSSDVHRDALIDVLTKAQIPRDISVDNFSNVVGSVLFNKQIAFSDDELPTEGIEHNRALYITVRCNGKMLPKVLIDNGPWIHKSGAVPSSLHQLLKFVVNDKLITIFAEENCLVITDSGSKEEGSRSATMSPHSTSDIVSVSWITMEEQALSKASVMMAKEMIRGGYKLDRGLGRELQGILKPVEIMEKRDTFGLGFQPTAKDIKEMKERKRAEKEGRQRVFDIPPLRNVAVTNKSSRSLLAPKSMTDKASQ